In a genomic window of Myotis daubentonii chromosome 18, mMyoDau2.1, whole genome shotgun sequence:
- the LOC132220899 gene encoding transmembrane epididymal protein 1-like produces MGTFIGHVYPGLFLFSYGLYQAIVVSKAAIFNDSRLNPSCLPRNKGRWAKLWEISYRGLLKIVTGSILIAYENSCIKGGLVLMNRELPPRFMLPKQWQHLTMFILLTLNGCVDVTSKNLLPQRCVLLEKGALVLIFYVLLMLLVSHVQDSTGVELQVHSLLILVVFLLMLVFTVELWTPNAFHLSMIEAFLFLMMGSWLMQAGFILYRPVTGYPWQDDDISDIMFVTTFFCWHVMINALCLLGIYGVFSFWHHCYSPKSKLTGSKKAPYYANTEGPVYHLLPEVEQSEKDDQALLLPESSP; encoded by the coding sequence ATGGGAACCTTTATCGGTCATGTGTACCCGGGGCTGTTTCTATTTTCATACGGACTGTATCAGGCAATAGTGGTCTCCAAAGCTGCGATATTCAATGACTCTCGCTTGAATCCTTCATGTCTTCCAAGAAATAAGGGAAGATGGGCCAAGCTGTGGGAAATATCCTACCGAGGTTTGTTGAAAATAGTGACCGGCTCCATCTTGATAGCTTACGAGAACAGCTGCATTAAAGGAGGGTTGGTTCTGATGAACAGGGAACTGCCACCGAGATTTATGCTCCCCAAACAGTGGCAGCACCTCACCATGTTCATCCTCCTCACCCTCAATGGCTGTGTAGATGTCACGAGCAAGAACTTGCTGCCTCAGAGGTGTGTGCTCCTAGAAAAAGGCGCCCTGGTCCTGATCTTCTACGTGCTCCTGATGCTGTTGGTGTCACATGTTCAAGATTCGACAGGGGTGGAACTGCAGGTTCATTCTCTACTCATTTTGGTGGTGTTCCTGCTCATGCTGGTGTTCACTGTTGAGCTGTGGACTCCCAATGCATTTCACCTCTCAATGATTGAGGCCTTTCTGTTTCTGATGATGGGCTCCTGGCTGATGCAGGCAGGCTTTATTCTGTACAGACCAGTCACCGGCTACCCATGGCAGGATGATGACATCAGTGACATCATGTTTGTCACCACCTTCTTCTGCTGGCATGTGATGATCAATGCTTTGTGCCTGTTAGGAATCTATggtgttttttccttttggcaTCATTGTTACAGTCCCAAGTCGAAGCTGACAGGATCCAAAAAAGCTCCATATTACGCAAACACTGAAGGACCCGTCTACCACTTGCTGCCAGAAGTggagcagtcagagaaagatgaccAGGCTCTTCTCCTCCCAGAGAGCTCACCCTGA
- the GLUL gene encoding glutamine synthetase isoform X1, whose protein sequence is MFQPERDKEDRHERHSKKRRAKECNFNDPLDLLWLGATSTMSTSASSHLNKGIKQMYMSLPQGDKVQAMYIWIDGTGEGLRCKTRTLDSEPKSIEELPEWNFDGSSTMQSEGSNSDMYLVPATMFRDPFRKDPNKLVFCEVLKYNRKPAETNLRYTCKRIMDMVSNQHPWFGMEQEYTLMGTDGHPFGWPSNGFPGPQGPYYCGVGADRAYGRDIVEAHYRACLYAGIKIAGTNAEVMPAQWEFQIGPCEGIDMGDHLWVARFILHRVCEDFGVIATFDPKPIPGNWNGAGCHTNFSTKAMREENGLKYIEESIERLSKRHQYHIRAYDPKGGRDNARRLTGFNETSNINDFSAGVANRSASIRIPRSVGQEKKGYFEDRRPSANCDPFAVTEALIRTCLLNETGDEPFQYKN, encoded by the exons ATGTTCCAGCCAGAGCGGGACAAGGAGGACAGGCACGAACGCCACTCCAAAAAGAGAAGGGCCAAAGAGTGCAACTTCAACGACCCGCTTGACCTTCTGTGGCTGGG AGCAACTTCCACCATGTCCACCTCAGCGAGTTCCCACTTGAACAAAGGCATCAAGCAGATGTACATGTCCCTGCCGCAGGGTGATAAAGTCCAAGCTATGTACATCTGGATTGACGGTACTGGAGAAGGACTGCGATGCAAGACCCGGACCCTGGACAGTGAGCCCAAGAGTATAGAAG AGTTGCCCGAGTGGAATTTTGATGGCTCTAGTACTATGCAGTCTGAAGGCTCCAACAGTGACATGTATCTTGTTCCTGCTACCATGTTTCGGGACCCTTTCCGCAAGGACCCCAACAAGCTGGTGTTCTGTGAAGTCTTAAAATACAACCGCAAACCTGCAG agaccAATTTAAGATATACCTGCAAACGGATAATGGACATGGTGAGCAATCAGCATCCCTGGTTTGGAATGGAGCAGGAATATACTCTCATGGGCACAGATGGGCACCCTTTTGGCTGGCCTTCCAATGGCTTCCCTGGACCCCAAG GTCCATACTACTGTGGTGTGGGAGCAGACAGAGCCTACGGCAGGGATATTGTGGAGGCTCACTACCGGGCCTGCTTGTACGCTGGCATCAAGATCGCAGGGACAAATGCCGAGGTCATGCCCGCCCAG TGGGAATTCCAAATAGGACCCTGTGAAGGCATCGACATGGGAGATCATCTCTGGGTGGCCCGTTTCATCTTGCACCGAGTGTGTGAAGACTTCGGAGTGATCGCAACCTTTGATCCCAAGCCCATTCCTGGCAACTGGAATGGTGCAGGCTGCCACACCAACTTCAGCACCAAGGCCATGCGAGAGGAGAACGGTCTGAA GTACATCGAGGAGTCCATCGAGAGGCTGAGCAAGCGGCACCAGTACCACATCCGAGCCTACGATCCCAAGGGGGGCCGGGACAATGCCCGGCGCCTCACTGGATTCAACGAAACCTCCAACATCAACGACTTCTCCGCCGGCGTGGCCAACCGTAGCGCCAGCATCCGCATTCCCCGGTCTGTGGGCCAGGAGAAGAAGGGGTACTTTGAAGACCGGCGCCCCTCTGCCAACTGCGACCCCTTTGCAGTGACAGAAGCCCTCATCCGCACATGTCTTCTCAACGAAACTGGCGATGAGCCCTTCCAGTACAAAAACTAA
- the GLUL gene encoding glutamine synthetase isoform X2, translated as MSTSASSHLNKGIKQMYMSLPQGDKVQAMYIWIDGTGEGLRCKTRTLDSEPKSIEELPEWNFDGSSTMQSEGSNSDMYLVPATMFRDPFRKDPNKLVFCEVLKYNRKPAETNLRYTCKRIMDMVSNQHPWFGMEQEYTLMGTDGHPFGWPSNGFPGPQGPYYCGVGADRAYGRDIVEAHYRACLYAGIKIAGTNAEVMPAQWEFQIGPCEGIDMGDHLWVARFILHRVCEDFGVIATFDPKPIPGNWNGAGCHTNFSTKAMREENGLKYIEESIERLSKRHQYHIRAYDPKGGRDNARRLTGFNETSNINDFSAGVANRSASIRIPRSVGQEKKGYFEDRRPSANCDPFAVTEALIRTCLLNETGDEPFQYKN; from the exons ATGTCCACCTCAGCGAGTTCCCACTTGAACAAAGGCATCAAGCAGATGTACATGTCCCTGCCGCAGGGTGATAAAGTCCAAGCTATGTACATCTGGATTGACGGTACTGGAGAAGGACTGCGATGCAAGACCCGGACCCTGGACAGTGAGCCCAAGAGTATAGAAG AGTTGCCCGAGTGGAATTTTGATGGCTCTAGTACTATGCAGTCTGAAGGCTCCAACAGTGACATGTATCTTGTTCCTGCTACCATGTTTCGGGACCCTTTCCGCAAGGACCCCAACAAGCTGGTGTTCTGTGAAGTCTTAAAATACAACCGCAAACCTGCAG agaccAATTTAAGATATACCTGCAAACGGATAATGGACATGGTGAGCAATCAGCATCCCTGGTTTGGAATGGAGCAGGAATATACTCTCATGGGCACAGATGGGCACCCTTTTGGCTGGCCTTCCAATGGCTTCCCTGGACCCCAAG GTCCATACTACTGTGGTGTGGGAGCAGACAGAGCCTACGGCAGGGATATTGTGGAGGCTCACTACCGGGCCTGCTTGTACGCTGGCATCAAGATCGCAGGGACAAATGCCGAGGTCATGCCCGCCCAG TGGGAATTCCAAATAGGACCCTGTGAAGGCATCGACATGGGAGATCATCTCTGGGTGGCCCGTTTCATCTTGCACCGAGTGTGTGAAGACTTCGGAGTGATCGCAACCTTTGATCCCAAGCCCATTCCTGGCAACTGGAATGGTGCAGGCTGCCACACCAACTTCAGCACCAAGGCCATGCGAGAGGAGAACGGTCTGAA GTACATCGAGGAGTCCATCGAGAGGCTGAGCAAGCGGCACCAGTACCACATCCGAGCCTACGATCCCAAGGGGGGCCGGGACAATGCCCGGCGCCTCACTGGATTCAACGAAACCTCCAACATCAACGACTTCTCCGCCGGCGTGGCCAACCGTAGCGCCAGCATCCGCATTCCCCGGTCTGTGGGCCAGGAGAAGAAGGGGTACTTTGAAGACCGGCGCCCCTCTGCCAACTGCGACCCCTTTGCAGTGACAGAAGCCCTCATCCGCACATGTCTTCTCAACGAAACTGGCGATGAGCCCTTCCAGTACAAAAACTAA